In Sediminitomix flava, a single genomic region encodes these proteins:
- the ppk1 gene encoding polyphosphate kinase 1 yields MPATNHLKRFESLIQNSPYISRDLSWMQFNYRVLDQAYKDSRTVFEKMKFLAITASNLDEFFMVRVGSLYNYIDFNKSRTDYSGLREDQFRDTLYAEIHDFYDKQKELYNTKLAPYFEENGFKIAKGSDLNAAELDAVSAYFKKAIFPMLTPMVYDSYHAFPLLQNKLNIFAIVTREEEDKTNRKKLSFVQIPKNIPRFYTIEREDHLVFVPIEEIIRENMSQLFRNVTIDSVDLFRITRNGDFTLEESEDMETDFIEEIKLKLKTRRTGRVVRVEVEEGATEMVMNLLAEKWDIDETNFFHIGTLIDYTALWQIIKHRNFKYLSPKFPNPVQPLTLKDRNEEDSVFDVLKKRDVFLHYPYNSPEFLMDLVEKAADDPKVLAIKMTIYRLADDSRFIQALHKALENGKHVSALFELKARFDEENNIRQAQKLQKAGGFVIHGISSLKTHTKLMLIVRKEGNKVTRYVHMASGNYNEDTSRLYTDIGLITTNSKYGEDVSEFFNAITGHSKPKGYNVLLTAPENMRKKLIDLINQEAKNAKAGQASGIVVKVNSLQDDKFIDALYRASQAGVKINLIVRGICCIRPGREGLSENITVRSLVGDYLEHSRVFYFHNNGNPVVYGGSADAMVRSFERRIESMFSIQDEACKLETINLLHYNLKDNVNAYQMNEDGSYDKVKRVEGEPRFNSMEEFFKLTKKNLKKAQLF; encoded by the coding sequence ATGCCAGCTACAAACCATTTGAAACGTTTCGAATCTTTAATACAAAATAGTCCATACATCAGTAGGGATCTGAGTTGGATGCAATTCAACTATCGTGTATTAGATCAGGCATATAAAGATAGTAGGACTGTCTTTGAGAAAATGAAATTCTTGGCGATCACAGCATCTAACCTAGATGAATTTTTTATGGTCAGAGTCGGGAGTTTATATAATTATATAGATTTTAATAAAAGTCGTACAGATTATTCAGGTCTGAGAGAAGATCAGTTTAGAGATACGTTATATGCTGAAATCCATGACTTTTATGATAAACAAAAAGAACTTTACAATACAAAGTTAGCTCCGTATTTTGAGGAGAATGGGTTCAAAATAGCGAAAGGCTCGGACCTGAATGCTGCTGAATTAGATGCCGTATCAGCATATTTCAAAAAGGCTATTTTCCCAATGCTAACACCAATGGTTTATGATTCATATCATGCCTTTCCATTGCTGCAGAATAAATTAAATATTTTTGCAATTGTAACTAGAGAGGAGGAAGATAAAACGAATCGTAAGAAGTTGTCTTTCGTACAAATACCAAAAAATATCCCTCGTTTTTATACGATTGAGAGAGAAGATCACTTGGTTTTTGTTCCTATTGAGGAGATTATCCGTGAGAATATGAGTCAGCTATTCAGAAATGTAACGATTGACTCTGTTGATTTATTCCGTATTACAAGAAATGGAGACTTTACCTTAGAGGAAAGTGAGGATATGGAAACTGATTTCATTGAAGAAATCAAGTTGAAATTGAAAACACGTAGAACAGGTCGAGTAGTCAGGGTAGAAGTTGAGGAAGGGGCAACTGAAATGGTCATGAATCTTCTTGCTGAAAAGTGGGATATTGACGAAACTAACTTTTTCCACATTGGTACTCTGATTGATTACACTGCTCTTTGGCAAATCATAAAACATAGAAACTTCAAGTATTTAAGTCCTAAGTTTCCAAATCCAGTTCAGCCTCTTACACTTAAAGACAGAAACGAAGAAGATAGTGTATTTGATGTACTAAAAAAGAGAGATGTCTTTTTGCATTATCCATATAATAGCCCAGAGTTTTTGATGGATTTGGTTGAAAAGGCTGCCGACGATCCAAAAGTTTTGGCTATCAAAATGACGATTTATCGTCTAGCTGATGATTCTCGATTTATCCAAGCTTTACATAAGGCTTTGGAAAATGGTAAACATGTTTCAGCTCTTTTTGAATTGAAAGCACGATTTGATGAAGAAAACAACATTCGTCAAGCTCAAAAACTTCAGAAAGCAGGTGGTTTTGTTATTCATGGGATCAGTTCTTTGAAAACCCATACAAAGCTAATGCTGATTGTCAGAAAGGAAGGTAATAAAGTGACAAGATACGTGCACATGGCTAGTGGTAACTACAATGAAGATACTTCTAGACTTTATACTGACATTGGCTTGATTACTACGAATAGTAAATACGGAGAAGATGTCTCTGAATTCTTTAATGCAATTACAGGACATTCGAAACCAAAAGGCTATAATGTACTTCTTACTGCTCCCGAAAATATGCGTAAGAAGCTCATTGATTTGATCAATCAAGAAGCTAAAAATGCAAAAGCGGGACAAGCTTCTGGAATTGTGGTGAAGGTGAATTCACTTCAAGATGATAAATTTATTGATGCATTGTATAGAGCTTCACAAGCTGGCGTTAAGATAAATTTGATTGTAAGAGGTATCTGTTGTATCAGACCTGGTAGAGAAGGATTGAGTGAAAATATCACTGTTAGATCTTTAGTAGGCGATTATCTAGAGCACTCTAGAGTTTTCTATTTCCATAATAATGGAAATCCGGTTGTTTATGGTGGTAGTGCAGATGCAATGGTCAGAAGTTTTGAAAGAAGAATTGAATCAATGTTCTCTATTCAAGATGAAGCTTGTAAGCTGGAGACGATTAACCTTCTTCATTATAATTTGAAAGACAATGTAAATGCTTATCAGATGAATGAAGATGGGTCTTACGATAAGGTGAAAAGAGTAGAAGGCGAACCTCGATTTAACTCGATGGAAGAGTTCTTTAAATTGACAAAGAAAAACTTGAAGAAAGCTCAACTTTTTTAA
- the dnaG gene encoding DNA primase translates to MPISEKSIQEVKDALDIVDVVSDYVDLKKNGNNWWGLCPFHQDNTPSFSVAPNKNFYHCFVCKASGDSIKFVQEIEGISYIESIRKLAQKFGVQIQETQVTPEEEKAQKHKESLHIVLKFAQEFFYDNLMNSEEGKSIGLSYFKERGFREGTIEEFGLGYTINDWHAFEKAALEKGYQAELLKEAGLIIQKEGGKQYDRFRGRVIFPIHDLSGRPIAFGARTLKKDEKPKYLNSPETPVYHKGQVLYGLFQAKNEIRQKDNCYLVEGYTDVITLYQAGIHNVVATSGTALTEGQIKLIKRFTENVTVLYDGDDAGIKASLRGTDLLLEQGLNVRAVRFPDGEDPDSYCRGLGGEKFQEYLEQNHQDFILFKTNLQLDEALNDPIKKAAVTREIVESISKIPDPIKQSFFYKECSSLLQIDEDILKEEGRKIAEQKIWKEEKRRTQGRRSWEPPIYDAPIPTQDPSSVPPPPPMDYPPQEAFMPPPEYMDIPTDEAPSVSPLPPIGKQEYKEPEFPSFVSGESINVPLEVQKANNERLFIAELEMIRVILEKGTEVDSQNISVLSHIIEDIGDAYFISPTLRDIFNTYKNEIIISKNIDIDFFKNHSDPLIRNACKDILKISPKASRNWLEKFKIFVPEKDEDLEQIVFKTIAHWKYVRQKYLFEQRQKDLMTSTDFEEQDQILKELAELKNQMTVLANDLGYNDIN, encoded by the coding sequence ATGCCGATTAGCGAAAAAAGCATACAAGAGGTAAAAGATGCCTTAGATATTGTCGATGTAGTTTCCGATTATGTTGATCTCAAAAAAAATGGGAACAACTGGTGGGGATTATGTCCTTTTCACCAAGATAATACGCCTTCTTTTTCGGTTGCACCCAATAAGAATTTCTATCACTGTTTTGTATGTAAAGCCAGTGGTGATTCCATCAAATTCGTGCAAGAGATTGAGGGGATTTCTTATATAGAATCTATCCGAAAACTTGCTCAGAAATTTGGTGTACAAATTCAAGAGACACAAGTCACACCCGAAGAAGAAAAAGCTCAGAAACACAAAGAAAGTCTTCACATTGTCTTAAAATTCGCTCAAGAGTTTTTCTATGACAATCTGATGAACTCCGAGGAAGGGAAATCCATCGGTCTGAGTTATTTCAAGGAAAGAGGTTTCAGAGAAGGTACAATAGAAGAATTCGGACTTGGATATACGATCAACGATTGGCATGCCTTCGAAAAAGCTGCCTTGGAAAAGGGCTATCAAGCAGAATTGCTGAAAGAAGCTGGTCTGATTATTCAGAAAGAAGGAGGAAAACAATACGACCGATTCAGAGGACGTGTAATTTTCCCTATTCATGATCTTTCGGGAAGGCCTATCGCCTTTGGTGCTCGTACACTTAAGAAAGACGAAAAGCCGAAGTATCTCAACTCACCTGAAACACCTGTTTATCACAAGGGGCAAGTTCTGTATGGATTATTTCAAGCGAAGAATGAGATCAGACAGAAAGACAATTGCTATCTGGTAGAAGGATATACTGATGTAATTACCCTTTATCAAGCAGGAATTCACAACGTTGTAGCAACATCGGGTACAGCTCTTACAGAAGGTCAGATCAAGCTAATCAAAAGGTTTACTGAAAATGTAACTGTACTTTATGATGGTGATGATGCGGGTATCAAAGCTTCATTGCGAGGTACTGACCTTTTACTCGAGCAAGGGTTAAATGTTCGTGCTGTCCGATTCCCTGATGGAGAAGACCCCGACAGTTATTGTAGAGGTTTAGGTGGTGAAAAGTTCCAAGAATACTTAGAGCAGAATCATCAAGATTTTATTCTCTTTAAAACAAATCTCCAACTCGACGAGGCTTTAAATGACCCGATCAAAAAAGCCGCTGTCACTAGAGAGATCGTAGAGAGTATTTCTAAAATACCAGACCCAATCAAGCAATCATTCTTCTATAAAGAATGTAGTTCACTTCTACAGATTGACGAAGACATTCTAAAAGAAGAAGGACGTAAGATTGCAGAACAGAAGATTTGGAAAGAGGAAAAACGTAGAACACAAGGACGTAGATCTTGGGAGCCTCCAATTTATGATGCCCCAATTCCTACACAAGACCCTTCTTCGGTTCCTCCTCCACCTCCAATGGACTATCCTCCTCAGGAAGCCTTTATGCCTCCTCCAGAATATATGGATATTCCTACAGATGAAGCCCCAAGTGTATCGCCCTTACCTCCAATCGGTAAACAGGAATACAAAGAGCCTGAGTTTCCTTCATTTGTTTCAGGAGAATCTATTAATGTTCCCTTAGAAGTTCAAAAAGCAAATAACGAAAGATTATTTATTGCAGAACTTGAAATGATAAGAGTGATCTTGGAGAAAGGTACTGAGGTAGATTCTCAAAACATCTCTGTTTTAAGTCATATTATTGAAGATATTGGTGATGCATACTTTATTTCACCGACCTTGAGAGACATCTTTAATACTTACAAGAATGAAATCATTATCTCAAAAAATATTGATATAGACTTCTTTAAAAATCACTCTGATCCACTAATCAGAAATGCATGTAAAGATATTTTAAAGATTAGTCCTAAAGCGAGTAGGAATTGGCTTGAAAAATTTAAGATTTTTGTCCCTGAAAAAGACGAGGATCTTGAACAAATTGTTTTTAAAACCATTGCTCACTGGAAATATGTCAGACAAAAATATCTTTTTGAACAAAGACAAAAAGATTTGATGACTTCAACAGATTTTGAAGAGCAAGATCAGATTTTGAAAGAGCTAGCTGAGCTAAAAAATCAAATGACTGTTCTTGCCAATGATTTAGGCTATAATGATATCAATTAA
- a CDS encoding SpoIIE family protein phosphatase — translation MRYLLFIIGLWITNSAFADQIVHLNEQKEIYHTHPTWHSTPRDLSFDLIQNHFENKEWDNLELPKDDKAFWAVLNLDNQTEKTAWTIELSDVLIDSAFIYIQDENQVWQRVNLSESLTITSSSFHLLSKQSIEAKSIAKVYISIYDDEDRSNQTLIIKSSEASKNTIDIKNTYSSVIFILISIIFCASFGLVFFLPKQSIISLFTFLLGSVALFYLDSGFLLHKIAFVPLQYIPHSQVIGSSLFIIFGLFYTNSFLQTGLHFPWLNKISWVMMLFAVTAIPMMVLGIGNNSQNALYTLVFGLFFNLIVILACIIRKVPKSGFLLMCFGLLFLVKAAILISTFESSLYHGVLFRISEFALGLNTLLLPITVSSFRIGRRAEFDKEKSEIATAPKDVAEKEFYKDLVHNFRHQFIFFSLDQSYKVTYISPSFTDLLGYQISDIHNKNFVEVTHSVQTSEPIDSLLEKVFNGDTSEKTEVRLKHLKGHYLTFECTIVPVLDRYSKVYAVKGIVQDITIRKESQQILEDTLEELNASTDMLSFSFNQLNKQKLLISSNNEQISASINYAKRIQRSILPTKEEFTSHFPYSFIFYQPRDIVSGDFYLVRKLNDGRTLLVAADCTGHGVPGALMSSVCIHLLDSVVDKLCLSNTCSANRIIEDLHQSLYTTLNQETTGMNDGMDLAVCIIDDEREELEYAGAKTPLIYVQNNELKMVKGNRRSVGGELMGSTVNYDSHFIDISESTVIYLFSDGFQDQFGGPQDRKYMARRLREDLYKIHKLPMHQQKEVMEKIFTDWKGDEMQIDDIMLLGVRL, via the coding sequence ATGAGATACTTACTTTTTATTATTGGACTGTGGATTACAAATTCTGCTTTTGCTGATCAGATTGTTCATCTCAATGAGCAGAAAGAAATATATCACACACATCCAACTTGGCATTCTACTCCTAGAGACCTATCATTTGACCTTATTCAAAATCACTTTGAAAATAAAGAGTGGGATAATTTAGAATTGCCAAAAGATGACAAGGCATTTTGGGCTGTATTAAACCTAGACAATCAGACAGAAAAAACTGCTTGGACTATCGAGCTTTCTGATGTTTTAATTGATTCTGCGTTCATCTATATTCAAGATGAAAATCAAGTTTGGCAACGTGTAAACTTGAGTGAATCTCTTACAATTACAAGCTCTTCATTTCATTTACTTTCTAAACAAAGTATCGAAGCTAAATCAATTGCTAAAGTTTATATCTCAATCTATGATGATGAAGATCGCAGTAATCAAACATTGATAATTAAAAGCTCAGAAGCCTCTAAAAACACTATTGATATAAAGAATACTTATTCATCAGTTATTTTCATTCTTATATCAATTATTTTCTGCGCTAGTTTTGGTCTTGTTTTCTTCTTACCGAAACAGAGTATTATTTCACTTTTTACCTTCTTATTAGGAAGTGTTGCTTTGTTTTATTTAGATAGCGGATTTCTTCTTCATAAAATTGCTTTTGTTCCTCTACAATATATTCCACATTCACAGGTTATTGGCAGTTCTCTATTTATCATCTTCGGACTGTTCTACACCAATAGCTTTTTACAAACTGGATTGCATTTCCCTTGGTTGAATAAGATCAGTTGGGTAATGATGCTTTTCGCAGTTACTGCTATTCCAATGATGGTATTGGGTATTGGCAATAACTCCCAAAATGCTCTTTATACTTTAGTATTTGGTCTTTTCTTCAACCTTATTGTTATTCTTGCTTGTATTATCCGAAAAGTTCCCAAAAGCGGGTTCTTACTGATGTGTTTTGGGCTTCTATTTTTGGTTAAAGCAGCTATTCTAATATCAACTTTCGAAAGCAGTCTTTACCATGGTGTCTTATTCAGAATCTCTGAATTTGCCTTAGGCCTTAACACATTACTTCTACCAATTACTGTTTCAAGCTTTAGAATAGGTAGAAGAGCCGAATTCGACAAAGAAAAGAGTGAAATAGCAACAGCGCCTAAAGACGTAGCCGAGAAAGAATTTTACAAAGACCTAGTTCATAATTTTAGACACCAATTTATATTTTTCTCTTTAGATCAGTCTTATAAAGTCACATACATAAGCCCATCATTTACGGATTTATTAGGCTATCAAATTTCTGATATTCATAATAAGAATTTTGTAGAAGTAACCCACAGTGTTCAAACTTCAGAACCTATAGATTCGCTCTTAGAAAAAGTATTTAATGGAGATACATCTGAAAAAACAGAAGTACGACTAAAGCATCTTAAAGGTCATTATCTCACATTTGAATGTACTATCGTTCCTGTTTTAGATCGTTACTCTAAAGTATATGCAGTAAAAGGAATCGTACAAGACATTACAATCCGAAAAGAATCACAGCAGATTCTTGAAGATACACTTGAAGAACTTAACGCAAGTACAGATATGCTTAGTTTTTCATTTAATCAGTTGAATAAACAAAAGCTGCTGATTTCTTCAAATAATGAGCAAATCTCGGCAAGTATCAACTATGCAAAAAGGATTCAAAGAAGCATACTTCCTACTAAAGAAGAATTCACTAGTCACTTCCCTTATTCTTTTATTTTCTATCAGCCTAGAGATATCGTAAGCGGCGATTTCTACTTAGTCAGAAAACTGAATGATGGTCGTACACTTTTAGTAGCTGCTGACTGTACGGGACATGGTGTTCCTGGAGCATTAATGAGTAGTGTTTGTATTCACCTTCTTGACTCTGTAGTAGACAAACTGTGTTTAAGTAATACTTGCTCAGCAAACAGAATCATTGAAGACCTCCATCAAAGTCTTTACACTACCCTGAATCAGGAAACTACTGGGATGAATGACGGTATGGACCTTGCCGTTTGTATTATTGATGATGAAAGAGAGGAATTGGAATATGCTGGAGCCAAAACACCTTTAATTTATGTCCAAAACAATGAATTAAAGATGGTTAAAGGAAACAGACGCTCAGTTGGTGGTGAACTGATGGGTAGTACGGTCAATTATGATAGTCATTTTATTGACATCAGTGAGTCTACTGTAATCTACCTTTTCTCAGATGGTTTCCAAGATCAATTTGGAGGACCACAAGACAGAAAGTACATGGCTAGAAGATTGCGAGAAGATTTATACAAAATCCATAAACTCCCTATGCATCAGCAGAAAGAAGTAATGGAAAAAATATTTACAGATTGGAAAGGTGATGAAATGCAAATTGATGATATCATGCTACTTGGTGTCAGATTATAA
- a CDS encoding alpha/beta hydrolase family protein translates to MKLKLNLYISFIFFSFFYSNTVFAQKVDTGNLQGEWIGQVSTEPYPDLLSLRVMDSTVLAKMFYNNVDLIPLIDFKTQNDSLSFSINSLDWQGEFSGYRENENTIRGKVRAGGEDFPFHLRKMAAVGLEDMADMVGYFSFDANHVVELNPLMMGTLAAPIEILDYKTGKRRMAIPVEENVFEAGPSMYNYYPSSLQIVSHRDSAGALMSIDLIDLESKKTYTGGKRLQGLERVEEIQVESEGSPLYGTITYPNIKEKAPLVIFVPGAGVQARGNTFDEFVRILPYYGYATLVYDKRGCGMSEGDRNSSFDTLASDILSFVDQLVQNDSIDAERIGLVGFDQAGYVMPIALNKSDKLKFAVSVSSPTVGMKAHEKFALKHRMEGDGFDEEQVNAAISYLDQFFNYWEGTVSMDELEKDAKKIEDRAFASYLTMPSNKAYMAWWEKFYNFDPAEELKKVKQPYLALYGADDVLLSAKENAHLAKKYLKKNSDKVKVEVYPKTNHMMFLEANRGDVQLSEVTGYTPEVFYQIIDWVDFYLGKDKP, encoded by the coding sequence ATGAAACTGAAATTGAACTTATATATATCATTCATTTTCTTCTCATTTTTTTATTCAAATACTGTTTTTGCACAAAAAGTAGACACAGGTAATTTACAAGGAGAATGGATCGGGCAAGTAAGTACAGAGCCTTACCCAGATCTCTTGAGTCTTCGAGTGATGGATAGTACAGTCTTGGCAAAAATGTTCTACAATAATGTGGACTTGATTCCACTTATTGATTTCAAAACACAAAATGATTCGCTTTCTTTTTCGATCAATTCGTTGGATTGGCAAGGGGAGTTCTCTGGTTACAGAGAAAATGAAAATACTATCAGAGGAAAAGTTAGAGCAGGAGGGGAAGATTTTCCCTTTCATCTCAGAAAAATGGCTGCAGTAGGCTTAGAAGATATGGCCGATATGGTCGGTTATTTTTCTTTTGATGCCAATCATGTAGTAGAATTGAATCCTTTAATGATGGGAACTCTTGCTGCTCCTATCGAGATACTAGACTATAAAACAGGAAAGCGTAGAATGGCAATTCCTGTTGAAGAAAATGTGTTTGAGGCAGGGCCTTCTATGTATAATTACTATCCTTCATCTCTCCAAATTGTGAGTCATAGAGACTCGGCAGGAGCTTTGATGAGCATCGATTTGATCGATTTAGAAAGTAAGAAAACTTATACAGGAGGTAAACGATTACAGGGATTAGAAAGAGTAGAAGAAATACAAGTTGAGAGTGAAGGAAGCCCACTTTATGGCACAATTACTTATCCTAATATCAAAGAAAAAGCCCCTTTAGTCATTTTTGTGCCAGGTGCAGGTGTGCAAGCTAGAGGTAATACGTTTGATGAATTTGTGCGAATTTTGCCTTATTATGGCTATGCAACTTTAGTTTATGATAAAAGAGGTTGTGGAATGTCTGAAGGAGATCGAAACAGTAGTTTTGATACTTTAGCATCAGATATTTTAAGCTTTGTAGATCAGTTGGTACAGAATGATTCAATTGATGCAGAACGTATTGGTCTGGTCGGTTTTGATCAAGCAGGTTATGTGATGCCTATTGCATTGAATAAATCAGATAAATTAAAGTTTGCAGTGAGTGTTTCTTCTCCTACAGTTGGGATGAAAGCCCATGAGAAATTTGCATTAAAGCATCGTATGGAAGGTGATGGTTTTGATGAAGAACAAGTGAATGCTGCTATTTCTTATCTTGATCAATTTTTCAATTATTGGGAGGGGACAGTTTCAATGGATGAATTAGAAAAGGATGCTAAAAAAATTGAGGATAGAGCTTTTGCCTCATACCTTACCATGCCAAGCAATAAAGCATATATGGCTTGGTGGGAGAAATTCTATAATTTTGACCCTGCTGAAGAATTGAAAAAAGTCAAGCAACCTTATTTAGCACTTTACGGAGCAGATGATGTATTGCTATCTGCAAAAGAAAATGCACATTTAGCAAAGAAATATTTGAAGAAAAACTCTGATAAAGTAAAAGTTGAAGTTTATCCAAAAACGAATCATATGATGTTCTTGGAGGCAAATAGAGGTGATGTTCAGCTTTCAGAAGTCACTGGATATACTCCTGAAGTCTTTTATCAAATTATAGATTGGGTAGATTTTTATTTAGGGAAAGATAAGCCTTAA
- a CDS encoding DUF4386 family protein, with protein sequence MKDEYLRKSCKQGAYFNFVAGFCYLAMTICAFILPSSIATYLPTDAYFQEFPDYKYLFITLKYLMILGNLAMLGVILAIYRVTRPENKSTVTWLSLIAIIGYGISFFQSVEDMSRIPYLVEQYNLGNENIRHSIKTFGITNLHLFILSMGFPGIWAIGIACLAYSNPVVPKYVVFFGFLFGLGNITTVFAHVLVILPLIYLVALGAFIFTPCWAIAEGLFLLKVAKGEAPTKA encoded by the coding sequence ATGAAAGATGAATATCTAAGAAAAAGTTGTAAACAAGGAGCTTATTTCAATTTCGTTGCAGGCTTCTGCTACCTAGCCATGACAATTTGTGCATTTATCTTGCCTAGCTCTATTGCCACTTACCTTCCAACTGATGCTTATTTTCAAGAATTCCCTGATTACAAATACCTGTTCATCACTCTCAAATACTTAATGATTCTAGGTAATTTGGCAATGCTTGGAGTCATTTTAGCCATTTACAGAGTGACAAGGCCCGAAAATAAAAGTACCGTCACTTGGTTGAGTTTAATTGCAATTATCGGATATGGAATTAGCTTTTTTCAATCAGTGGAAGACATGAGTAGAATTCCATATTTGGTAGAACAATATAATTTGGGAAATGAAAATATAAGACATAGCATCAAGACTTTTGGAATCACCAATCTCCACTTATTTATTTTATCGATGGGATTTCCTGGAATTTGGGCTATAGGGATTGCTTGCCTTGCATATTCTAATCCAGTTGTACCAAAGTATGTTGTGTTCTTTGGCTTTTTATTTGGTTTAGGTAATATCACAACAGTCTTTGCTCATGTTTTGGTCATCCTACCGCTTATCTATTTAGTAGCTTTAGGAGCATTTATTTTTACACCTTGTTGGGCAATTGCAGAAGGTTTATTTCTATTAAAAGTAGCTAAAGGAGAAGCACCTACAAAAGCATAA
- the bamE gene encoding outer membrane protein assembly factor BamE domain-containing protein — MRNWILILGVSCLFGFACSSNISKEEFDSEVWKNDRLACKDQRKALKDNLINIKQKLIGLSESQIRGVLGKPDLVSLSKRHEKYYLYYYEQGSQCESTVFTTKGKAFEVRFNPLNQVKEINHILQP; from the coding sequence ATGAGAAATTGGATTTTAATACTTGGAGTCAGTTGCCTTTTCGGGTTTGCTTGTAGTAGTAACATCTCGAAAGAGGAATTTGATAGTGAAGTTTGGAAGAATGATCGGTTAGCTTGTAAAGATCAAAGAAAAGCCTTGAAAGATAACCTGATCAATATAAAACAGAAATTGATTGGTTTATCAGAGTCACAAATTAGAGGAGTTCTTGGAAAACCTGATCTTGTGAGTTTGTCTAAAAGACATGAAAAATATTATCTCTACTACTACGAACAAGGTTCACAATGTGAAAGCACTGTTTTCACAACTAAAGGAAAAGCCTTTGAAGTACGATTTAACCCTCTAAATCAAGTAAAAGAGATTAATCATATTTTACAGCCATAA
- a CDS encoding TIGR01458 family HAD-type hydrolase, whose product MNWINNIKGILCDLDGVVYTSKTPIEGSIEALRIINDKGIQIRFVTNTSGATPEMIQQHMQNMGITVEASQIFNPPFAAADYLKAQNYKTYLPIIRDSIKSCFDFLEEDDQNTDAIVVGDIGSKWDHKLMTTLFEHILNGADFVALHKGRFWKKKDHLQLDIGAFVHGLEYATNSEAKVMGKPSATFFELAQKSMGLSKDEVLMVGDDVLSDVGGAMNAKIRGVLVKTGKYNASFTAKSGVTPDLIVENLLDLASKL is encoded by the coding sequence ATGAACTGGATAAACAACATAAAAGGCATTCTTTGTGATTTAGATGGAGTAGTTTACACCTCTAAAACTCCAATTGAAGGCTCAATAGAAGCTCTAAGAATTATAAATGATAAAGGCATACAAATTCGATTTGTTACAAATACTTCGGGTGCAACTCCTGAGATGATTCAACAGCATATGCAGAATATGGGTATTACAGTAGAGGCTTCTCAAATATTTAATCCTCCTTTTGCTGCTGCTGATTATCTAAAGGCTCAGAACTATAAGACTTACTTGCCTATAATTAGAGATTCAATAAAATCCTGTTTTGACTTTTTAGAAGAGGACGACCAAAATACAGATGCAATAGTTGTGGGGGATATTGGGAGTAAATGGGATCATAAACTAATGACAACTCTTTTTGAACACATTTTGAATGGAGCTGATTTTGTGGCTTTACACAAGGGACGATTTTGGAAGAAGAAAGACCATTTACAGTTAGATATAGGGGCTTTTGTTCATGGTTTGGAGTATGCGACAAATTCTGAAGCCAAAGTTATGGGAAAGCCTTCTGCAACATTTTTTGAGCTAGCTCAAAAAAGTATGGGATTGTCAAAAGATGAGGTATTAATGGTAGGGGATGATGTGTTGAGTGATGTTGGAGGAGCTATGAATGCAAAAATCAGAGGTGTTTTAGTGAAAACAGGAAAGTATAATGCCTCATTTACTGCGAAGTCGGGAGTGACGCCAGATTTAATTGTCGAAAATTTACTGGATTTAGCATCTAAGCTATAA